A stretch of DNA from Dokdonia sp. PRO95:
TTCCTAGTACCATTCCGGCTACGTCATCTAAGATGCTTCCGTCGCCGTCAGAATCAAGTAATGTTGTAATAAGACTTTGGTTTTCTTGAGGTTGTCCTCCTAGCATGCTTCCTAAGAGCGCATTCATACCGCTTCCGTCACTTACGTTATTTTGCTGTGTTTGTTTTCCTAACACACCCATAAGTACTGGCGCAGCAACTTTAAGTATTTGTGCTATAGATCCAGCATCCATACCTGTTTTGCTACTTAATGCATTTTCTACTTGTGGCTGGTTACCACCTAGTAAGTGTCCTAAAATTCCAGCACCATCATTTACTACTTCGTCACTAGGTCCTCCGTTACCCATAAGATCTCCTAGTTGATCAAGAATACCACCACTATGTTTTCCACTTAAAGCTCCCATTAATCCAGCAGCACCTTCTGGAGTTTGTACATTTTTTTTCATTGCACCCATAAGTACTGGCAAAGCCATACTTAATACGTTTGCAGTATCTCCTTCAGATTGTCCAGCTTTTGCGCTAGCTCCTTGGATGAGCGTTTTTCCTATTGGTCCATTAAGTAGATCTAGTAATCCTGACATATTATTTTTAGTTTAAATTGTGAGATTTCAATTTACGAATTAATATAACTGGTTTTACAAACAAGTATAAAAAAAACACCCAAGAGGGTGTTTTGATTAATAATGTCGATAAAAAGCAAATTATGATAAGTTAGAAATCAAATGTTTGATCTCGCTGCATTATTTTAAAATGCTCATAATCTGGTCTGCTAGCTCTGTACCTATGCGATCTTGAGCACCACCAGTTGCCGCACCTATGTGTGGCGTAAGGCTTACCTTAGGATTCATAAGTACTTGTACCGCTGGAGTAGGTTCGTTCTCAAAAACATCTAAACCTGCAAATGATAATTTACCACTGTCTAAAGCTGCAATAAGAGCTACTTCATCAATAACTCCACCACGAGCTGCATTTACAATTGCTGCACCATCTTTCATAAGTTCAAACTCTGGCTTACCTATTACATAGTCTTTTTGTGCAGGAACGTGAAGAGTAACAAAATCTGCAGATTTTAGCACATCTTCCTTTGAAGAAGATTTTATTGTAAATGAAACCGACTGTCCATCAAAGAAAGGAACTTCAACAGTAGCCTCTTCTGTAAATGGGTCGTGAAAGATTACTTTCATCCCTACACCTAAAGCAATTTTTGCAGTTTCTTGACCTATACGTCCAAAACCGATAACACCAAGTGTTTTACCACGTAGCTCGGTTCCTTTCGCGTAAGCTTTCTTTAAACCTTTAAATTTTGTATCACCATCTAGAGGCATATTTCTGTTTGAGTCAAACAGAAAACGTACACCGTTGTAAAGGTGAGCAAAAACAAGCTCTGCAACAGATGCCGAAGATGCTGCTGGTGTATTAATCACGTGAAGACCTTTATCACGTGCATATTGTACATCAATGTTATCCATACCTACACCACCACGGCCTATAACTTTTATAGATGGGCAAGCGTCTATTAATTCCTTGCGCACTGTAGTTGCACTACGGACAAGTATAACATCTATTTCATTTGTGTTAATATAGTTCTCAAGTTGATCTTGGGCTACGTTTGTGGTAATTACTTCAAAGCCTCCAGCGGTAAGCGCGTCAACTCCTGTTTGTGATATTCCGTCGTTTGCTAATACTTTCATAGTATATAGTGTTGTATGCGTTTTTTTAATTATGCTTTTCTTTCTAGCTCGCTCATTACGTCTACTAGTACACCTACACTGTCCATAGAGAGGGCATTATACATAGATGCTCTGTAGCCTCCTACACTTCTGTGTCCATTAAGACCGTTTATACCGGCTTCCTTCCACATGGCGTCAAAGGCATCTTTAAGATCTCCATCTGTTAGTGAGAATGTAGCGTTCATTGTAGATCTATCTTCTTTGGCAGCAAATCCTTTAAATAATGGGTTAAGCTCAATCTCACTATAAAGCAGTGTTGCTTTTTTATTATTGATTTCTTCAATCGCTTTTACACCACCTAGATTTTTAAGCCATCTCATTGTAAGCATAGATACATATACTGCATAGACTGCAGGTGTGTTAAACATACTTCCTTTACTTATATGCGTTTCATAATTGAGCATAGAAGGTATTTGACGTGTCACTTTACCTAAGATGTCTTCACGTATTACTACTAGTGTAGTACCTGCTGGCCCCATATTTTTTTGAGCACCTGCGTAGATAAGATCAAATTGTCCAAAATCAATCTCTCTAGAGAAGATGTCACTACTCATATCACATATAAGAGGACAGTCTACTTCAGGAAAATCCTTTATCTGTGTCCCGAAAATGGTATTGTTACTGGTAAGATGCAAATAATCTAGTCCTTCTGGAATTGAGTATCCTTTAGGGATGTAATTAAAGTTTGCCTCTTTACTTGATGCAACCTCTACAATCTCTCCAAAAAGCTTAGCTTCCTTTATTGCTTTATCACTCCAAGTTCCAGTATTTATATAACCAGCCTTAGATTGCAATAAGTTATATGCAGTCATTAAGAATTGTGTGCTTGCACCTCCTTGTAAAAAGAGCGCTTTATACCCTTTACCTTCTAGCCCTAGTAGCTCTAAAGCCAGTTGTCTAGCCTCATCCATTACATCTACAAAGTCTTTGCTTCTGTGAGAAATCTCCAGTATGGATAAACCAGATTCGTTAAAGTCTAGTATAGCTTGTGATGCTTCTTTAAAAACATCTTGAGGTAAAATACAAGGTCCTGCGCTAAAGTTGTGCTTCTTCATGGTGTGCGTTTTTATGCGTTTTGTGCATTACAAAGATGCCCAAATCGTTAGAAAAACCCACAGATAAATCGATAAAATATTGGCTATAACGTTGTCAAAAATGTAATAGTATCAACCCCATCAGCATAATCACAAAGCTCAGGTTTTTGAGTTTTTCCGATAGGAGTAAGCTCCTTCACTTTTCCTTCAAGTGCAATATTTCCTACTACACATTGTATACGATCTTTATCTTTTTCAAGCTTTTCAACTAGGCTTTCTATCGATTCGTATTTTTCATAAAATAACGTAGCAATAGGTGAGCCGTAGTTCTCATCTTCTTTAAGCATTAAGAAACCATTCTCTAACAGCTCAAAAAGGCTCATCAAATACACGGCTTTATTGTAGTCATAATTATTTGCATACTTTGCACCGTTCATGATGTCACTCCAGTGATAGATAGCCTTAAAAAAGGCGTCAAAATTATAATCAATAGGAACATAGAGTTTGGATACATTGCGGCATCCTAAACCGTAATATCTAAAAATATCTTCTCCTAATGCGATAAGCTCGTCTTCTGTTTCATTACCGGTGAGTATGGCAACAGAATTTCTGTTTTTACGAATAATATTAGGCTTTTTACCAAAGTAATATTCAAAATATCTCGCGGTATTGTCGCTGCCAGTTGCGATAACGGCGTCGTGCGCTGGTAATTTATCTTCGGTGAAGCTTATGGTTTCTTTAAAAGCAGGCTCTGCATATTCTAGATATTTTGCAAGAAAGGGGAGAAGATGCCTATCATTAGAAGATTGTTTACCTACAAATTTATGTCCGGCAATTAATACGCACATAAAGTCATGGAAACCTACTAATGGAATATTCCCAGCCATAATTACGGCAACGGTTTGTTGTGGTTGCGCTTTCGCGAAAGCGTTATCATACCCACTAAGCCACTCGGTAAGTTTTTCTTGAGTAAGGGATTCTGCCCATCCTTCAAGTGCAAAAAGTATATTTTCTTTAGTAAACCAACCGTTGTTTTCACTAGCTAGTTTAAACTGATGCTGCATTCCGTCAAAGAAAAGGTCATTATGTAATACTCCCTCTTTCCTTGTAATTGAGTCACGTGTAAACTGACTTAAAAATTTTCCTAGCTCAATAAAAGCGTTAATTCGTAGTTGAAGCGTCATAGGTTTTGGCAAATCGGTGTCTAGGCGTTATTTTTGTGCAAAGTTACCCAAAAAGAAAACTATGGCAATTATCATAACAGACGAATGTATAAACTGTGGAGCTTGCGAGCCTGAGTGTCCTAACACTGCCATTTATGAAGGTGCAGACGACTGGCGCTATGCAGATGGAACAGATCTAGATGGAACTGTTGTACTTCCTAACGGAAAAGAGGTAGATGCAAACGAGGCGCAAGAGCCTGTGAGTGATGAGATTTACTACATCATTCCAGATAAATGTACTGAGTGTAAAGGTTTTCATGATGAACCTCAATGTGCGGCAGTATGTCCGGTAGATTGCTGTGTTCCAGATGATGACCATGTAGAAACAGACGAAGTATTACTAGCTAAACAATCTTTTATGCATAAAGATGCGTAACAAGATTTATAAGTATAGATAAAAAAAGTCACTCATAACGAGTGACTTTTTTTATATAATACTCTGACCTTAAATCAGTTTTACTAAAACTATGTTGTTTTAAGATAAATGATGGAGCTATTAAAGCTTTAAATATGCGGCATATTGTTCTTTAGTCAGAAACGTTTGCATGTTACCGTCTTTACGTTTGGCAAGTTTTGCAAGCTCTTCTTTCTTATCTGCAGCACTAAGACCTCCGGCTCTAAGTCTATCTTCTGTAGATTTAAAAGCTTTTATAGTCTTAGAAATATTTGCTACTTGCTCTGGACTAAGATTGAGTTTCTGTGTAAGCATATCAATCTCACTCACTTTTTCTGTATTTACAGTATTTACGCTAGGGCTTTGCGCTTGAACATTTGACATTCCAACAAAGGCAAAAAGGACTACTGCGATAATTACTTTCATATTATTTATTTTAAAAATTATAAGCTCAAGAGCTTTTCTATATTTTCTAGAGGTCGTCCAATAACGGCCTTTTTTTTGAGAACTACAATGGGACGTTCTATTAATTTAGGATGTTGAGACATTGCAGCTATAATTTCTAGATCACTAAGTTCTTTTCCTCTATAATTTTCTTTCCAGATAGCTTCGCCTTTTCTTACTAGTTGCATAGGTGTAATATCAAGCATTTTGATAATGGCAGTAAGCTCTTTTTCTGATAGAGGATTGTCTAGGTATTTTATAACCTCAAATTCTTTTCCAGATTCTTCTAGCAATGCTAGACCTTGTCTACTTTTTGTACAACGAGGATTGTGATATATTTTAATCATTATATAATTATTGTAAAGTTACGTGTACACCTAGTGTTCTAAGTTGTACAGCTAGTGTTTGTGCATTTTTAAAATGAATTCCGGCTATGCCAGAGAGCTTACAGCCCTCAACATTGTTAAGACTGTCATCTATAAAAACAGCCTCTGCTGGATTAATATTATACCTGTCTAGCATAAGGTCGTAAATTTCTTTAAAAGGTTTGCGTGTACCCTCATCACCAGAGACTAGAATTCCTTCAAACCACTGCAGCCAATGAAACTTTTCGAGCGCAACAGGAAAGGTTTCTCCGCTCCAGTTTGTTAATGCTAGCACTCTATAATCTGGATTATCTAATAGTTCTTTTAATATTTTGAGCGTGTCTAGATGTGTAAAACCGAGCATCTCCTCCCAGCGACCGTAATACATTTTTATGAGCTCTTCATATTCTGGAAACATCGCGATGCGCTCTTGGGTTGCTTTTTTTAATGGATAGCCTGCATCTTGATTTACATTCCAATCCCAAGCACAAACGTGTTCTAAAAACCAGTCCATTTTCTCTCGATCGCCTCTAAATTCTTTGAGATATACATACTCGGGGCTCCAGTCTATGAGAACGCCTCCTAAGTCAAATATGACGGTAGTGATTTTTGAATTTTCCATATTATTACTTTGTTATGAGGTGCGGTACATCATCTAGTTTCCAGTCTATCACTAACCCTCCAGCTAGCGATCTTGCAATTTCTGCCCCGTAAAGAAGTTCGGTGAGATAGAGAGCGGCTTCAAAACTTTTAGCACCTCCGGCAGAGGTGATATACTTCCCATCGTGGACAAATAATACACCTTTTCTAATATCAAGATTAGGAAACGTCTCGCGCATCTTATCGATGTCACTCGGGAAGGTCGTTGAGACACTGTTGTCTAGTAAACCTGCCTTTGCTAGTACAAAAGCACCATCGCAATGTGAGGTTACATACATAGCTTCTTTATCTACTTGTTTTACAAAGTTAATGAGTGCTTCATCCTCCAGATCTGTATCTAGGTGATGCTCTGCACTTGGTACAACTAGTATATCTATTTTAGGTAGGTCTTTGTTAGTATAGTCAAAGTCTGGTAGGAGATACATCCCCTCAAAGGTACGCACGGGTTGTAGGGTATTTGCTACTGTAAAAACATTCATCGCTTTTATATTCTCTCTGTAAATAGTATGCTGAAAAATGTCAAAAGGTGCCGTAAGCTCTGTGTTAAAAGTGCCATCCATAATTAAGAAGGCTACATTGTAGCGCGTTGAGTCTAGTACTGGTTTTGCTTTCGCGAAAGCGTTATCAACCTCATTAGTAACAGCGGGCTGTTCTATAGTTTTAGGTTCTGTATTGCAACCTATTAATATAAGCGTTGTAAGTAGTAGTATATAGTATTTCATTAGGTTCTCTTTTTAATGATAAAGATACGAGTTCTCATAGGGTTTCTTTGGCAAGCATTCTCTTTACAATGTAAAGTAGGAGCCAGGCAATAAGTGTGAGCCCTATTAAAAATATCCAAGTGGTCTGAAAGCCGTAATATGCAGTAATTTGCATCCCGCTATTGTGACCAAAAATATGAGCTACAGAAAATGACATACTGTAAACACCCATATATGCTCCTTGTCTCCCTAGCTTAGATCTGTCTAACGCAAATTTGTTGCTAAAAGGGAAGGAAATCATCTCTCCAAAGGTTGCGATTACCATACCTATCACAACAACACCTACCCAAGTCTCCCACAGCAGTAATAGAAAACTTGCGCCCGTCATAAGCAAACCTACAATGGTGCTTTGCACATTAGTAAGTTCTTTTTTTTCCATCCAGGCTATGAGTGGCATTTCAAACACAACAATGAGTGCGCCATTAAGCGCTAGTATGAGACCTATGGCGTCTTCATCAAGTTTATAGGCATCCTTGTAATAAAGCGGTACAGTAGAAAAATATTGTACAAATATGATCCCAAAAAGCGCAAGTGCTATTAAGAATAATACATAAGGCGTATCTTTAAGAGGTTTTACTGGATTCTGAACAACTACTTCTTTATCTAACTCTTTAGTCTTTTTAGGGTTGAGTTCTTGCATCATAAGTACACCCGCAAGCAAGCAGGTGATGCCGTCTACATAAAACAATGTCTTATAACCAGCGAGTGCTATAAGAAAACCACCTATAGCTGGTCCCACAGAAAACCCTAGATTAATTGCGAGCCTAATGAGTGTTAATGACCGCGTTTTATTTTCTGGTTTTGAGTAGGCGCTTAATGCTACAAAAAAAGCAGGTCGTCCCATATCTGCTACAGCAATAAGAACAAAGAATGAAATACACATCATCCAGAAACTCTCTACGTGCATTACCCATAAAAAGTTAATACCAGTGAGTAACAGGCTTAATAAGATGACTTTATAATACCCTATTACATCACTTAGTTTACCGCCTATCCAAGCACCAGCAAAAGAACCTAGACCGTACGAAGTCATTATCCAGGCGACGTCTTGTAGGCTAAAGTGTAAACTCTTATTGAGGTAAATAGACAAGAACGGGATAACCATCGCCCCAGATCTATTAATGAGCGTGATGAGTGATAACCACCAGATCTCTCTTGATAGGCCATCAAAGGTTTTGAGGTAATTGCGTAGCAGTGTTTTCATACAGTTGGTTGGTTAGCTTGTTAAGACCTACGCTTGCCCATAAATATAAAGAGTCCAGCGTGGTGGCCGGACTCTTTAATATCGTTACTTCTTATAATCATATAGTGACAACATATCAAGTCTGGCGCAGCAGTGTGCACGAGGTATGTTTATATGTTGTGACTAAATTCATAATGTGATGTAAAGTTATAAAAATAATTGAGTTGAGTACGCTTTCGCGAAAGCGTAATACGTTTCTATTTATAATGTCTCTTCTCTCTTTATTAATTCTGCCTTGATTGCTTTTTTAGACATAAACTGCATAGGCAATGTTGCCGAACAGCATAAGCCTACCGTTAGGGTTGCTATAAATGTGGCATTATCGTCCTTTGTGAGCATACCATAAATAGATATACCTATAAGAAATGATAAGATGATGAGTAGAGCAACAATGAGCACCTTAATCATATTTAAGTTAGAGAGCAGTTGTGCCGTTGTCTTTGTTGAATAATCTATTTTCATTATCTGAAATTGAGTTTTTTTAAATAAATATTACATCTCGCTCCCGAAGAAGATAGCATTCATAAGCAGTTTGTTTGTTCCATACCAGAAGGCTCTAAAGTTTGTGTTATCTGTAAATAAGATAACCTCACCACGACCCGCACTCTGATGTACAAAGGGTCTTGTCTCTGGGATAGCTTTAAGATTAATCTTAGAGATGTAACCAGCTTGTAATGGTGACTTAGTATACTGTATAGGGTTCTTGTAGCTTGTAGAGTCTGCTTTTATAAATAGCGTAGTGTTTCTAAAAAGAGATACTTTATCACCCGTATATCCAAAGTTAATAGGGTGTGAGCGATCTTGCTTTGCTTCAAAAATTGCACCTCCTATTACTTGTGCTCCTGTAAAATCTCTACGTTGCTCAAAGCTCACGTTTTTTGCAGGATTTTTAGTTTTTACAAAATCTATGTCTAGCATCTTATTTCTTTCAAACCAGTTTGCTACGTTTTTATAACCTATAAGAGTTCCTCCAGATCGGACCCACTGTTTTATCTTATCTGTGTTGCCTTTATTTATAGCATTACCCCATAAATTAGGTAAGATAATATCTGTGTATCTAGACAAGTCTGCGCGACCTAAATCTTTAGTATCAATTTTTGTGATACGCATATTGTAACGTGTGTCAAATAGGTGCCACATCTCTCCCGCATCATAAGGGTTGATACCTTCACCTACTATCATTGCCACGCGAGCAGGCTCTAATGCTCTAAACTGGTTACTACCAAGATCTATACCTTCTGTGAGGCCAGTACTTACTGCCTTGATGGTTACGTTTGCATCTTGTGCCACTTCGTTTATAAAACTCGCTAGTTCTTGCCTATTAAGCGATTGATTTTGCACAGGTATCATAATGGTACCATAGTCATAAGAGATACCTTCTACGCTAAATTTTTGCATACCCACCTTTGCTCTTATACCTTTATTGAGTATGGTGTTGAGCGCCTTAGGAGTGTAGTAATCGTGCCACTCCATAAGGTATGCATAGGTACTAGTACCTACAGCTGGGGTAGGTTTTCTTTTTAAATCTTGTATCTCGTTTCCAGCTTTGCTCAAAGATGCATTTTCTGTAAAATCTACACCAAAAGAGAGTGGGAAAGACCAAGCACTTATATCATAAAACAAACTATCTTGAAAGGTGGTACGCTTTTCAAACATCGCTTTTATGAGGCGGCTCTGTCTTTGGTTTTTTGGGACGATGTAGCTCATTCCTTTTTTAAAGTTTGCTCCATCTTGCGAGAAGTCTTGTGCCACCTCGTGCACTTTTATTTTATGTCTTTTAAGTACCTCTGCTAGGTGATATGCGCTACCTGCATCTTTCTCACTACCAAAGGCATATGCGCCATTTCCTTTTTCGCCTCGAGCGTTCTTAAAAAAGTCACGTTGATAGTCTAGTAATTGCTTGCGCATACCTTGTGCAGCCTCAAGGGTAGATAATATAGCTGTAAACTGGTTACGTATCGTAAACGGAAACTCAAGTAAACCGTTTTCTGTTTCTTGAGCGTGGCCACGGCTACTTCCTTGCTCAAAGAGAATACCTATACCACCATTTATGTCTGGAAAGGTAGATCCTTTACCGTAGTAAAAATCATCAAAACTCTCTTCTGTATAGTAAAAGCTGCCTATTTTATCTAGTGCTGCTGCGTGGTAGTTTCCTATTTGCTTTGTGAGTTCTTGGTTAAGCGCAGGTGTGAGTGGGTGTGTACGAGATTGTATACCTGGCTGAAAGAAAAAGCTACTGTTAGATCCCATCTCGTGATGGTCTGTAAGAATGTTAGGATACCAGCTATGAAATGTCTTAATACGCGCTCTTGACTCTGGTAGTTGTACTGGAAGCCAGTCTCTATTCATATCAAACCAGTAGTGGTTAGTACGACCACCTGGCCAGACCTCGTCATACTCGCGGTCTTGAGGGTCTGCATTTACGTTTATACTCTTATTTGTATTTGCCCAGTAAGCAAAACGCTGTAAACCATCTGGATTAAATGATGGGTCAAAAAGTATAATGGTATTATCTAGTAGTGCATCTATTTTAGGTCCTTGAGCGGCAGCGAGATAGTATGCAGCTATAAGCCCTGCATTTGCGCCAGAAGGTTCATTACCGTGTATAGACATCCCCTGGTATACTACAATAGGCATACTGCTTGTGCTCAAGCTAGCACTGCCATCTTCTACCAGTTTTACGTGTTCTTTACGTATGTTTTCAATATTGGAGTGGTTATTAGGTGAGGTGACCGTTAGTAATAAAATAGGCCTTCCCTCAAAGGTATTCCCTCGACTTTCTATAGTCATACGGTCACTTGCTGCTGCAAGCGTGCGCATATATTCTGATAACTTGTCGTGACTCACGTGCCACTCTCCAGGTGTGTAGCCTAAAACACTTTCTGGTGTAGGGATATTTGGATTGTAAGTGACATCTGTAGGTAAATAGTAATCCATATCTACCTTTCCGCTTTGTGCGAGTGTAGGTATGCTACTTAATAGTAGGGTAGTAAGTACGAGTAATAAGCGCATTCTATAAGCTATTTTTTGAGTGTTAGACTCTAAAAATAAGCAAAAGAAGTAACGCCTGCACGTAACAATTGTTAACTAAAATATGGAGTTGTATTAGATATGAACACAAGACTAGCGTTCTAGTTTATCTAGATAGCCACAAGCAGCACCGATAATGCCAGCGTGATTCTTAGTTTTTGCTGCAACAATAGGAATATCTGTGGTAAGATATCTTTCAAACTCTGCCATATGCTTACTTATACCACCGCCTATTATGTAATGGTTAGGTGTACATATTAACTCTACATTTTTGAGAAAGAAATTAAAGCGCTCTGCCCACTCTTTAAAAGTGAGTTTTTCTTCCTTTCTTACAGAGTTTGCTGCATACTTTTCAATAGGTTTTTTCTTATATGGAATACGACCAAATTCAAAATTTGGGATGAGTTTACCGTTATAGCAAAGTCCAGAGCCTATACCTGTGCCTACTGTAATCACAGCAACCAGGCCTTTTAAATCTTTTCCCGCTCCGTATCTAACTTCGGCGAGACTTGCGGCATCTGCATCGTTAATAACAGAGCAAGGTAAACCAGTTTTTTTAGAAAAAAGTTCATCTATCTGCACACCCATCCAGCTCTTGTGCATATTACCATATGCCATTGCTTTACCATCTACGATAACGGTAGGAAAGCCTATTCCTATAGGTCCTGTCCAGTTAAAGTGATCTACGAGTTGCTGTACACAATCTGCTACAGCCTTAGGTTTTGCAGGGCGCGGGGTTTCTATTCTAAAACGTTCACCTATGTACTCTTCTGTTTCCAGATCTACAGGGACACCTTTTATTCCCGTTCCGCCTATGTCGATACCTAATATCTTCATCTATGATGGTTTTTGTGTGGCGAAAGATAGGAATTTTTGAATAATATAGAAGTAGGGTGGGTGAGTCCGCTTTCGCGAAAGCGTAACCTTATAGATTTAGTTACTTAGAGTACTTCTTCTTGTTCTGATGGTTTTTCTTTACCATATTCTTGTTTGTAAATTTTTACAATAAGTAGAAAAATACTCACTACAATAGGTCCAAAAATGAGACCTATAAATCCAAATAAAGGCACACCTACGATAACTCCTATAATGGTAATAAGTGGGTGAACGTCTGCCAGTCGCTTTTGAATCACGAGTCTAAAAAGATTATCTGTAGAGCCCACTACGACCGTACCATAGATAATCATCACGATGGCTTGCCAGATGTCACCAGCAGCGTATAGAATGATGCAAACAGGTACGATACCTAAGGCGGTACCTACAAATGGTATCATAGACCCAACGGTGACAATTGCAAACCAGAAAAAGGGATCTTCTACGCCAAGTATTAAAAAGCCTATAAGTGCCACAAGTCCCTGTAGTAATGCTACTAGTGGTATACCTATGGCATTTGACTTTACAAGCTCCTGACTATCTTTACCTATGAGTTTTAAGTTTTTCTCACTGAGGGGTATATACTCTAGCATAGACTCTCTAAAAGTCCTTCTATTAGTAAGCATATAGTACAGCATAAAATACATAAGACCTATGGCGATAAATACATTAAAGGTCCCACCGGCTAGCCCTTGAAGGTTACTACTTATCCAGTCTGTTACAGAACTAGTGTCTATGGAGCTTGCGATATCGAGACCAAAGCGAGACTCTATATCTGCCATTTCTGATTTTACAATGTTTATGACTTTGCCACTATTTTCTACCGCTTTACTAATTTTTGAGGTGAGCATTAATACAAGTCCAGCAATAGGTACTAGTATTACAAGAAATGAGCCTGCCATAAGAACGCAAGCGGAAACGCTAGAGTTCCATTTTCT
This window harbors:
- a CDS encoding M14 family metallopeptidase — encoded protein: MRLLLVLTTLLLSSIPTLAQSGKVDMDYYLPTDVTYNPNIPTPESVLGYTPGEWHVSHDKLSEYMRTLAAASDRMTIESRGNTFEGRPILLLTVTSPNNHSNIENIRKEHVKLVEDGSASLSTSSMPIVVYQGMSIHGNEPSGANAGLIAAYYLAAAQGPKIDALLDNTIILFDPSFNPDGLQRFAYWANTNKSINVNADPQDREYDEVWPGGRTNHYWFDMNRDWLPVQLPESRARIKTFHSWYPNILTDHHEMGSNSSFFFQPGIQSRTHPLTPALNQELTKQIGNYHAAALDKIGSFYYTEESFDDFYYGKGSTFPDINGGIGILFEQGSSRGHAQETENGLLEFPFTIRNQFTAILSTLEAAQGMRKQLLDYQRDFFKNARGEKGNGAYAFGSEKDAGSAYHLAEVLKRHKIKVHEVAQDFSQDGANFKKGMSYIVPKNQRQSRLIKAMFEKRTTFQDSLFYDISAWSFPLSFGVDFTENASLSKAGNEIQDLKRKPTPAVGTSTYAYLMEWHDYYTPKALNTILNKGIRAKVGMQKFSVEGISYDYGTIMIPVQNQSLNRQELASFINEVAQDANVTIKAVSTGLTEGIDLGSNQFRALEPARVAMIVGEGINPYDAGEMWHLFDTRYNMRITKIDTKDLGRADLSRYTDIILPNLWGNAINKGNTDKIKQWVRSGGTLIGYKNVANWFERNKMLDIDFVKTKNPAKNVSFEQRRDFTGAQVIGGAIFEAKQDRSHPINFGYTGDKVSLFRNTTLFIKADSTSYKNPIQYTKSPLQAGYISKINLKAIPETRPFVHQSAGRGEVILFTDNTNFRAFWYGTNKLLMNAIFFGSEM
- a CDS encoding AI-2E family transporter → MQTLKPNLLRQFFIIFLIILFGWLIFKEMATYLSGILGAITLFVLLRKWQEYLVKKRKWNSSVSACVLMAGSFLVILVPIAGLVLMLTSKISKAVENSGKVINIVKSEMADIESRFGLDIASSIDTSSVTDWISSNLQGLAGGTFNVFIAIGLMYFMLYYMLTNRRTFRESMLEYIPLSEKNLKLIGKDSQELVKSNAIGIPLVALLQGLVALIGFLILGVEDPFFWFAIVTVGSMIPFVGTALGIVPVCIILYAAGDIWQAIVMIIYGTVVVGSTDNLFRLVIQKRLADVHPLITIIGVIVGVPLFGFIGLIFGPIVVSIFLLIVKIYKQEYGKEKPSEQEEVL
- a CDS encoding ROK family protein; the encoded protein is MKILGIDIGGTGIKGVPVDLETEEYIGERFRIETPRPAKPKAVADCVQQLVDHFNWTGPIGIGFPTVIVDGKAMAYGNMHKSWMGVQIDELFSKKTGLPCSVINDADAASLAEVRYGAGKDLKGLVAVITVGTGIGSGLCYNGKLIPNFEFGRIPYKKKPIEKYAANSVRKEEKLTFKEWAERFNFFLKNVELICTPNHYIIGGGISKHMAEFERYLTTDIPIVAAKTKNHAGIIGAACGYLDKLER